TTATGCCAGCACGAGGGAAACAATACCTCAAGCtgctagaatttttttttctttttttttttctaataacattttaagaattataatattcattaaaCACTGCCTAAGACAACATTTTagctaactttttttatatttattcttttcccTTCGTATCTTAATCGTAATTAGCATCTAAAATCTATTGAATAAATAAAGAGAGTTTCTGATATTTTAACTTAGGAGCTTAAAGAATTATTTGGTAGTCAATGGCGTTACTTGCATCATAATCAAGTATGGCGTGAATGATGCAGAAGCCACCTTTGTTCATGCAAATACGCCTAATTAcgaaaagttgaccaaaccacTTTACCAAGCAAACCACACTCCACAATTGCACGCGCCCAACGTTCAGGCCCAACTCCACCatctaattaatatttcaacTTGCTCAATACtacccataaaaaaaaaaaaaaaaaaagtgatagaTTTGAGTTACTGAAAATTTACTTTAGAAGAGGAGAAGTCAAAAGGGAAATCGTAGTAGCACGAAAATGTCCTCCCATGCGTTGCATCTAAGAAACTCCCTACACTACAAATGGCATTTTCTTTTGTGAAGCTTGAAAACACAATGGGTTCCAAGTCCTCAAAGCCCAACCGGGGGCGATTCGTCTGCTCTTGTTTCACggtcatcttcttcctctgcttGTTCGCAGCAATTAACGAAGTTCGATTCAGTAGCTTACTGAGGTTGGGTCGATGTGCTCTCTCAAACGAAACTGCACCCACAGAAAACCAATCAGAAGACCTTAGAATCCTGATATCCGTTCTGACCCTCCCCGACCAGTACCTACGACGACACTTCCTGCGCCTCGTGTACGGCACACAAACCTGGGAGGGCGCGAAAGTGGATGTGAAGTTCGTGTTCTGCAATCTCACAAAAGAGGACCAGAAAGTGATGGTGGCGATGGAGATCATGCTTCACGACGACATCATCATCCTGAACTGCACCGAGAACATGAACAGGGGCAAAACGTCGACGTTCTTCAGGAGCCTGCCGGAGATGTTCAACGACACGAGCGGTGTGGGGCCCTACCCTCCCTACCACTACGTGATGAAAGCGGATGATGACACGTACGTGAGAATTAACAGTTTGGTGGGGTCGTTGAGGCCGTTGCCGAGGGAGGATTTATACTATGGGTTCGTGATACCCTGTGGTAGCATGGACCCCTTCAAACACTACATGTCTGGGATGGGGTTTGTGGTGTCCTGGGACATCGTGGAGTGGATCTACGGCTCTGATATTCCGAAGAAACACGTGGAGGGCCCAGAGGATAAGGTGTTTGGAGATTGGATGCGATGGGCTAGGCGTGGAAAGAATAGGTACAATGCTAAGTGGTCTATGTACAACTACCCTGATCCACCCTCCGTTTGTAGCCACGAGCTTTGGAATGACACTATTGCAGTTCATTTGTTGAAGAATCAAGAGAAGTGGATTCGGACTCTCTCCTTTTTCAATCACACCCATTCTTTGAAGCCATCCAAGTTATATCATATACCTTAGTTTACTGATTTTCATTCTCCACATttcgttattttatttatttttattatatatatgatgatagtaataattaatgttacaaTATCTGATTTCATTTGTTGAGAAACAGAATAGAGGGAACGTTATTAACTTGCAAGGTgcgattttttttcttgatttgttGTTTCTATGTGCAATTTTGAACGTTCCTGGTCTATGATTGTTGTGGTGGTGAATTTGAGTTTTGAAGGATATTGTAATGGACCTAACAAGAGAAATAAGTGAATTCAAATGgggattttcttttcatttcttcctAACATGGAAAAATATCATGTTAAAGATTTGTGAGCGTTCACTTGTTTAGAATTCATCAGCACTATAGTCTTGTCTGTTTTCACTCTGCGATGTTCTGCAGAAGTACAGTGCACTGCATAATGTGAAAACGATTGATTGGACTGCATCTATGCTTCTCTAACAATTCGCTTACATTCATTAAAAAAGGCTCGTCCCAGTGTTGGACTGCATCTTTTCAAGCACAACGTAAAAgaactataataatataacaaagtAAAGCAACACGATATATAGTTTTAATCATTACTAAAACGCAGATTATCCAAATCCTAAATGCATATTTGGATACACGTAATATTTACAACACACAAGTTTCAAAATTTCGTTATGAGAAAAATTACAACTGTAGAGATCTTTTACAAAATCTGCTTCAAAATATAGTTTTACGCAAACtaaacttaaattgttttttttttaagtaaatccAAATGTAATTATAGAACCTTTAATTTCCACTCTTTAatctaaacaaaaacaaaaagtaacaTATggcagaatttttttttttaaatatccaaCAATTATTAGTCTTGtgttaaaattcataaaaaccaCTAAATCATATTTAGTTggtaataatcaaaatatttatataagtttttgaaaaaatcaCTAAAGTATTACTTTcgtcaaaatatttaatttgtttatcaCGTTAAATGGTTTagtaaaaaacattatattcgTAATCACTTAGAAAATGGTCTAaggaatatataaattttaatagatgataatttcttgttttatttaaaaaaagattaactATACATAGATTTTacgagttttattttataaaaaatatcatttttagaaacttgttcttaaattttttatttatttttatttagtcttGTATTTGTTTGACAATAGAAGACCACTAGTGAATTTATGATCAgatagatttatattttttatgggttaaaatctaaaataaagtaaaaatatgttttcttctttttttagttaatttaacaTTGTGAGACACATGTGATTCTATGTATGTGATTCAAAATAACTTGAAGTAAATATTTGTTTAGCCataatcattatatttaaatttatgattccAATGTCTATGTAGGAGGTTAAAATATCTTTGACTAGAATTAAAACTATGGAAACATCTCGAGTCAAGTTTTTTTACACTAGATGAGTGAAActagtttaaatttaaacattcgTAATATGTGATGATATTGATTTAACAATTTAGTGAAGTGTTTAGGTTTATTAGTTAGGAACACAATTTATCATAACTAGTTcaacataattatataattatgtagACTCTTTGGAAAAGCATGTGACTTGTTGAGTGAGAATACATAATCTACAGTCGAGAAAGTTTCATAATTTTACTCATCGATTGAACTACCACTGGTTAAGTGAATTAGCCAATTGGTGTTAATGTTTTGGTTCGCTAGGTAAGTAAAAAGATGGATGAGcatagaaaaaagtaaaaaacgaGATATGTGCTTGACTCGTTGGACAAGAGGATATTTATTAGACAAATTTTAGGGAACATAGTCATAGTATGAGAGAGAGGTCGTGTTAAAGTTTCATTGGTTGTGAGAGACGAAAGAGATTTTTATTTCGAATTGCGTAAGAGATATGATCTAAAAAATATgtagtttattttatcatacTCTCTAAGACGAGCGTTGTTTAATCATGATACATTTATAACTCTCGCAAGAAACAAAAGTGAGTGTTGACAAATACAGAATCACAAAATTTTACTTAATACACTTGTCCTCCAAGATAAAGTCATATATCTAGTTGTGGATACATCATGAGGGATTTGTTTGTATAACATGTTTTAGACATTTGATGATTTGAATATGATGTGTGAATCGAGAAATTAGGGTCTCATTACACAATGTTTAACTAATAAGTAgtatgatttaaatttattataacttttttttatcgtGTGTTATGTTGTGATTTGTTTCCTTTCTACAGTCTTATATTATAAGGTAATGTAAATATAAGAGacaaagaaatatatgaatgataaaagttgaataatgaagaattgttatttaaatatataattttggttttatatatattatttaatcgGTAAAATGtgaactatattttaaaaaattaatttagatttttatgtgaagtattataaatacattttatacacttatatttatttatgttttttttttatcaatgctATAATTATAAAGGTAATTCTACAAAGTTGAGGTgttattgtattaattaaactattacctctttcaatgaaatattttctgagaagaaaaaaacttgactataaatcatttatagaaaactttgtttttgtaacattatttaaaaaggtaaataaaGCATTAAAATACATACTTTTCAACTTCATGGAAAACCATTAAATTGCCCGTAAAAATATCGGAAAATTCAATAATGacaaacaaacatttttaacattaatgaacctttttttaaaagtaattaatttctCCATTCTGAAACGTAACAACGAGCTAATCTCTATTTGCTAACGAAACAGATTATATGTTTTAgtaacatcattttaaaaaaatcgaaatagaataacattaaaaataaaaaatgaaatttctttcaaatgaaatcattaacaaaacaaacaattttaaatataactcaattaattcttaattatttataaatttgagtatttttaattaaattttcattaatcttttatttatttattaagcatttaaagttattaaattttcagttacttttttttattttattgctattggaataagattatttttattttacttgtttttatgAGTTAATAAAGTgagatattataatttatataaaaaataaatcatttttattaagtaaatttaaaataaagttaacaaaatgatattctaatataatttttaactaaattaataataaataaaattttacttcacgtaggttaaaatatattttattagaagaaGGGTAAATAATTGTGGATGACAACCTGGACCAATGTGAGCATACCAAAGCTAACCAGAGCCAACCAAAGTGGGACAAATTCCGAATGGGGCCATTGCTAACCAGTGGCGTCAAGAGCGAGgtcaagttaaaaaatatatatatatatatataaaaaatgatgagGTTTacagtattattattatcttcaatcgtttcaattaaatatttttttattttttattcaaaaagtGCAAATTGAGTTAGGGCATTCTCACCAACCAATGAGGTTTACAGTgatattccttttttttaagaGG
This genomic stretch from Vigna radiata var. radiata cultivar VC1973A chromosome 7, Vradiata_ver6, whole genome shotgun sequence harbors:
- the LOC106766492 gene encoding beta-1,3-galactosyltransferase 6, coding for MAFSFVKLENTMGSKSSKPNRGRFVCSCFTVIFFLCLFAAINEVRFSSLLRLGRCALSNETAPTENQSEDLRILISVLTLPDQYLRRHFLRLVYGTQTWEGAKVDVKFVFCNLTKEDQKVMVAMEIMLHDDIIILNCTENMNRGKTSTFFRSLPEMFNDTSGVGPYPPYHYVMKADDDTYVRINSLVGSLRPLPREDLYYGFVIPCGSMDPFKHYMSGMGFVVSWDIVEWIYGSDIPKKHVEGPEDKVFGDWMRWARRGKNRYNAKWSMYNYPDPPSVCSHELWNDTIAVHLLKNQEKWIRTLSFFNHTHSLKPSKLYHIP